The genomic segment TCGTGACCATGGCCGCCACCCCCACGGGCAAGGGCTACTGGCTCCTCGGCGCCGACGGCGGCGTGTTCACCTACGGGGACGCCGTCTACGCCGGCGGCTCCGGCGGGGCCGCCCTCTCGGCCCCGATGTGCTCGCTCGTCCCGACCCCGAGCGGGCGGGGCTACTACCTGTTGGGCCAGGACGGAGCCGTCTACAGCCACGGGGACGCCCCGTTCCACGGCTCCTACAAGTCCCTGAGCCCGGACCCCTCCCTCGAGGCCAGCGGGGTGGACTCCTTCTACGGGATGGCGCTGTCGGCCCAGGGCGGGCCGGCCGGCCTGGTCACCGGCTACACCCTCCACGCCGTGGCCGGCACCGCCCATCCCCCGCAGGCCCGTCAGTACCAGCTCGGCACTGTCACGTAGCGGCGGGCACCCGGGTCCTGCGGACCTCGCCCGCCGCAATGCCGTGGGGCCCCGACCCCACGGCGGCCCCCTTCGCCCGACCGCTCCGGGTCCCTTCCATCCGTGGGAACAACCGGGGGTCACTTGCGGTTTGAAAGTCACCAGTTATCCGAAAGGTGACAACCGTGGTTGACCTGAGCCTGAGCACCGAGACGACCCTTCCCCTCCTGCCGCTGTCCAGCGGGGTGGTACTGCCGGGCATGTCCGTGACCATCGGGCTCGAGACCCCCGAGGCCCGGGCGGCCGCTGACGCCGCCGAGTCGGCCGGTGGGCAGCTGCTGCTCGTCCCGAAGGTCGCAGCCCGCTACGCCGCGGTCGGCACCGTGTCCCAGCTGGAGGGCCGGCGCCGCCTGCGCGGGGGCCTGGAGGCCCTGGTCGTGACCGGCCTGGCCCGGGCCCGGATCGGGACGGGTGTCCCGGGCACCGGCTCCGCCCTGTGGGTGAGCGCCGAGCCGATCGCCGACCCCGAGGCCGCATCCGAGCGGGTCGAGGAGCTGGCGCGGGAGTACCGCGCCGTCGTCGAGAACATCGTCGACCAGCGGGGGGCCGGGGAGCTGGCCGCCATGCTGCGGGCCATCACCGATCCCGGCGCCCTGGCCGACACCGCCGGCTGGTCCCCCGACCTGAGCTTCGAGCAGAAGGTCGAGCTGCTGGAGACCATCGACGTCGAGACCCGCCTGGAGCGGGCGCTGTCGTGGATGAGGGACGTGCTGGCCGACCTGTCGCTGCGCGAGCGGATCCGCAAGGACGTGGCGGAGGGGATGGAGCGCAGCCAGCGGGAGTTCCTGCTGCGCCAGCAGCTCGACGCCATCCGGCGCGAGCTCGGTGAGGACCCCGGAGAAGGTGACACCCTCGACGACTACCGCAGCCGGGCGCGCCAGGCCGGACTGACGGGAGACGGCGCGCCCGAAGAGGTGGCCAAGGCCATCGAGCGCGAGATCAACAAGCTGGAGCGGACCTCGGAGCAGAGCCCCGAGCACGGCTGGATCCGGACCTACCTGGACACGGTCCTCGAGCTGCCCTGGAACGTGCGGACCGAGGAGCACCTCGACATCGACGCGGCGCGCGCCACGCTCGACTCCGATCACAACGGGCTCGAGGACGTGAAGGACCGCATCGTCGAGTTCCTGGCCGTGCGCAAGCTGCGCGCCGAGCGCGGGCTCGACTCCGTGCCGCGCGAGGGTGGCCGGGGCCAGGGGGCAATCCTGGCCCTGGTCGGTCCTCCGGGTGTCGGCAAGACGTCGCTCGGCGAGTCGGTGGCCCGGGCCCTGGGGCGGAAGTTCGCCCGGGTGGCCCTGGGCGGCACCCACGACGAGGCGGAGATCCGGGGGCACCGCCGTACCTACGTCGGCGCCCAGCCCGGCCGCATCGTCCGGGCCCTGCGCGAGGCGGGATCGATGAACCCCGTCTTCGTGCTGGACGAGGTCGACAAGGTCGGTGCCGACTGGCGCGGGGATCCGGCCTCGGCGCTGCTCGAGGTGCTCGATCCCGCCCAGAACCACCATTTCCGGGACCGCTACCTGGAGATCGAGCTCGATCTGTCCGACGTGCTGTTCATCGCCACCGCCAACGTCATCGAGACCATCCCCGCCCCGCTGCTCGACCGGTTGGAGGTCATCCGCGTCGACGGCTACACCGACGAGGAGAAGGTTGCGATCGCCCGTGACCACCTGCTGCCCCGGCAGCTGTCGTTCCAGGGGCTGCAGGACGGCGAGGTGACCGTCTCCGACGACGCCCTGCGCCGCGTCATCTCCGACTACACACGCGAGGCAGGCGTGCGCGGCCTCGAGCGGGCCCTCGGCAAGCTGCTGCGCAAGGTGGCGGTGACGGTGTCGTCCGACGCCACCGCCGCCGGCGCCGTGTCCGTCGGGGTCGCTGATGTGCCGTCCTACCTCGGCCGCCAGAAGTTCTTCTTCGAGCCGGCCGAGCGCACGGCCGTGCCCGGTGTCGCCACCGGGCTGGCGGTGACCGGCGTCGGGGGGGACGTGCTGTTCGTCGAGGCCACCAGCATGGAAGGTGAGTCCGGTCTCCAGGTCACCGGCCAGCTCGGCGACGTGATGAAGGAGTCGGCCGAGATCGCCCTGTCGTACGTGCGCAGCCACGCCACCGAGTTGGGCATCGGACCCGATGCGTTCAAGAAGCGGTTCCACCTGCACGTCCCCGCCGGCGCCGTGCCGAAGGACGGTCCCTCGGCCGGCGTGACCATGGTCAGCGCCCTGGTGTCACTGCTCACCGGGCGGCCGGTGCGGTCCGAGGTGGGCATGACCGGTGAGGTCACCCTGCAGGGTCGGGTGCTGCCCATCGGCGGCGTGAAGCAGAAGGTGCTGGCCGCCCACCGGGCGGGGCTGCGGGAGGTCGTGCTGCCGGCCCGCAACATCGGGGACCTCGACGACGTACCGGAGGCGGTCCGGGAGGAGATGACCTTCCACTCCGCCGAGGAGGTGGCCGACGTTCTCGCCGCCGCTCTCGCCCAGCCCGTCGCCGTGTGACGCCTGACCCTCTCCTCCACGGATTAAAAACAGTTTAATCTGTCTTTAATCTCATAACGAAGGAGGGGGTGCGATGAGAACAGCGTTGATCACCGGAGCCAGCAGAGGGCTGGGGCGGGCCCTGGCCCTCTCGCTGGCAGGGGACGGCTGGTCCC from the Acidimicrobiales bacterium genome contains:
- the lon gene encoding endopeptidase La: MVDLSLSTETTLPLLPLSSGVVLPGMSVTIGLETPEARAAADAAESAGGQLLLVPKVAARYAAVGTVSQLEGRRRLRGGLEALVVTGLARARIGTGVPGTGSALWVSAEPIADPEAASERVEELAREYRAVVENIVDQRGAGELAAMLRAITDPGALADTAGWSPDLSFEQKVELLETIDVETRLERALSWMRDVLADLSLRERIRKDVAEGMERSQREFLLRQQLDAIRRELGEDPGEGDTLDDYRSRARQAGLTGDGAPEEVAKAIEREINKLERTSEQSPEHGWIRTYLDTVLELPWNVRTEEHLDIDAARATLDSDHNGLEDVKDRIVEFLAVRKLRAERGLDSVPREGGRGQGAILALVGPPGVGKTSLGESVARALGRKFARVALGGTHDEAEIRGHRRTYVGAQPGRIVRALREAGSMNPVFVLDEVDKVGADWRGDPASALLEVLDPAQNHHFRDRYLEIELDLSDVLFIATANVIETIPAPLLDRLEVIRVDGYTDEEKVAIARDHLLPRQLSFQGLQDGEVTVSDDALRRVISDYTREAGVRGLERALGKLLRKVAVTVSSDATAAGAVSVGVADVPSYLGRQKFFFEPAERTAVPGVATGLAVTGVGGDVLFVEATSMEGESGLQVTGQLGDVMKESAEIALSYVRSHATELGIGPDAFKKRFHLHVPAGAVPKDGPSAGVTMVSALVSLLTGRPVRSEVGMTGEVTLQGRVLPIGGVKQKVLAAHRAGLREVVLPARNIGDLDDVPEAVREEMTFHSAEEVADVLAAALAQPVAV